From a single Micromonospora pallida genomic region:
- the carA gene encoding glutamine-hydrolyzing carbamoyl-phosphate synthase small subunit yields MAKRRPAILVLEDGRTFHGEAYGSVGETFGEAVFNTGMTGYQETLTDPSYHRQVVVQTAPHIGNTGVNGEDDESSRIWVAGYVVRDPARIGSNWRATGGLAERLDAEGVVGISGVDTRALTRHLRERGAMRVGVSSVEDDPRALLARVRQAPPMVGADLSAEVTTAEPYVVRAEGEHRFTVAALDLGIKRNVPRRLAARGVTTHVLPAGSTIDDVLATGADAVFFSPGPGDPATADVPVALAREVLRRRVPLFGICFGSQILGRALGFGTYKLGYGHRGINQPVLDRATGKVEVTSHNHGFAVQFPGAEPGALVPDRIIDTEFGGVEVSHVCLNDNVVEGLRAKDVPAFTVQYHPEAAAGPHDADYLFDRFAELIEGRGLDRNHSEGGKNA; encoded by the coding sequence ATGGCGAAGCGTAGGCCCGCGATCCTCGTTCTGGAGGACGGGCGCACGTTCCACGGCGAGGCGTACGGCAGCGTCGGCGAGACCTTCGGCGAGGCGGTCTTCAACACCGGCATGACCGGCTACCAGGAGACCCTGACCGACCCCTCGTACCACCGGCAGGTGGTGGTGCAGACCGCCCCGCACATTGGCAACACCGGGGTCAACGGCGAGGACGACGAGTCGTCCCGGATCTGGGTCGCCGGGTACGTGGTGCGCGACCCGGCCCGGATCGGCTCGAACTGGCGGGCCACCGGCGGGCTGGCGGAGCGGCTGGACGCCGAGGGCGTGGTCGGCATCAGCGGGGTGGACACCCGGGCGCTCACCCGGCACCTGCGCGAACGTGGCGCGATGCGGGTCGGCGTCTCCAGCGTCGAGGACGACCCACGTGCCCTGCTGGCCCGGGTCCGGCAGGCCCCGCCGATGGTCGGCGCGGACCTCTCCGCCGAGGTGACCACCGCCGAGCCGTACGTGGTGCGGGCGGAGGGCGAGCACCGGTTCACCGTCGCCGCGCTCGACCTGGGCATCAAGCGCAACGTGCCGCGCCGGCTCGCCGCGCGGGGCGTCACCACGCACGTGCTCCCCGCCGGCTCGACCATCGACGACGTGCTGGCCACCGGCGCGGACGCGGTCTTCTTCTCGCCCGGACCCGGTGACCCGGCGACCGCCGACGTTCCGGTCGCCCTGGCCCGCGAGGTGCTGCGCCGTCGGGTGCCGCTGTTCGGGATCTGCTTCGGCAGCCAGATCCTCGGCCGGGCCCTCGGTTTCGGCACCTACAAGCTCGGGTACGGCCACCGGGGCATCAACCAGCCGGTGCTGGACCGGGCCACCGGCAAGGTCGAGGTGACCAGCCACAACCACGGCTTCGCCGTCCAGTTCCCGGGCGCCGAGCCGGGGGCGCTGGTGCCCGACCGGATCATCGACACCGAGTTCGGCGGGGTCGAGGTCAGTCATGTCTGCCTGAACGACAACGTGGTCGAGGGCCTGCGGGCGAAGGACGTGCCCGCGTTCACCGTCCAGTACCACCCCGAGGCGGCGGCCGGCCCGCACGACGCGGACTACCTCTTCGACCGCTTCGCCGAGCTGATCGAGGGTCGCGGCCTCGACCGGAACCACAGTGAAGGCGGAAAGAATGCCTAA
- the carB gene encoding carbamoyl-phosphate synthase large subunit, which produces MPKRTDLKHIMVIGSGPIVIGQACEFDYSGTQACQVLRGEGIRVSLVNSNPATIMTDPEFADATYVEPITPEFVELVIAKERPDALLPTLGGQTALNTAVALHEAGVLDKYGVELIGADIEAIRRGEDRQLFKDIVAKAGVRLGFDDPASLVPRSRVCHSMDEVHDTVAELGLPVVIRPSFTMGGLGSGMAHTPADLDRIAGAGLAASPVHEVLIEESVLGWKEYELELMRDRHDNVVVVCSIENVDPMGVHTGDSVTVAPAMTLTDREYQRLRDLGIAVLREVGVDTGGCNIQFAVNPADGRIVVIEMNPRVSRSSALASKATGFPIAKIAAKLAIGYTLDEIPNDITLKTPAAFEPTLDYVVVKIPRFAFEKFPGADRELTTTMKSVGEAMSLGRNFTEALNKAMRSMETGHGGFWTAPDSVIAAATGAGPADVTRENTLEALRVPHDGRLYTVERALRLGASVAEVAAASGGIDPWFLDQIAALVELRDEIVAAPVLDVDLLRRAKRAGLSDRQLAALRPELAGEDGVRTLRQRLDVRPVYKTVDTCAAEFAATTPYHYSSYDAETEVVGSDRPKVMILGSGPNRIGQGIEFDYSCVHAVMALRSAPTGGLAASGSGYETVMVNCNPETVSTDYDTADRLYFEPLTFEDVLEVWHAEDSSGRAAGGPGVVGVIVQLGGQTPLGLAQRLKDAGVPVVGTSPESIHLAEERGAFGALLDRAGLRSPAHGTATSYDEAKAIADEIGYPVLVRPSYVLGGRGMEIVYDDPTLRDYIGRATDISPDHPVLVDRFLDDAIEIDVDALCDADGEVYLGGVMEHIEEAGIHSGDSSCALPPITLAGSHVAQVRRYTEAIARGIGVRGLLNVQYALQGDMLYVLEANPRASRTVPFVSKATAVPLAKAAARIALGATIAELRAEGLLPATGDGGTMPPDAPIAVKEAVLPFKRFRTPTGKGVDSLLGPEMKSTGEVMGIDTSFGHAFAKSQSAAYGSLPTAGRIFVSVANRDKRGMIFPVKRLADLGFEILATTGTAEVLRRHGIACEQIRKHYEAGQDDDAVSLILGGEVALVINTPQGSGASARSDGYEIRSAAVTADIPCITTVPGAAAAVMGIEARIRGDMRVRPLQELHATLRAAQAAQ; this is translated from the coding sequence ATGCCTAAGCGGACCGATCTCAAGCACATCATGGTGATCGGCTCCGGGCCGATCGTCATCGGCCAGGCCTGCGAGTTCGACTACTCCGGCACCCAGGCGTGCCAGGTGCTGCGCGGCGAGGGGATCCGGGTCAGCCTGGTCAACTCCAACCCCGCGACGATCATGACCGACCCGGAGTTCGCCGACGCCACCTACGTCGAGCCGATCACGCCGGAGTTCGTGGAGCTGGTCATCGCCAAGGAGCGTCCGGACGCCCTGCTGCCCACCCTCGGTGGGCAGACCGCGCTGAACACCGCGGTCGCCCTGCACGAGGCGGGCGTGCTGGACAAGTACGGCGTCGAGCTGATCGGCGCGGACATCGAGGCGATCCGGCGCGGCGAGGACCGGCAGCTCTTCAAGGACATCGTCGCCAAGGCCGGGGTACGCCTCGGCTTCGACGACCCGGCCAGCCTGGTGCCCCGTTCCCGGGTCTGCCACTCGATGGACGAGGTCCACGACACCGTCGCTGAGCTGGGCCTGCCGGTGGTGATCCGGCCGTCGTTCACCATGGGCGGCCTCGGCTCCGGCATGGCGCACACCCCGGCGGACCTGGACCGCATCGCCGGGGCCGGGCTGGCCGCCAGCCCGGTGCACGAGGTGCTCATCGAGGAGAGCGTGCTCGGCTGGAAGGAGTACGAACTCGAGCTGATGCGGGACCGGCACGACAACGTCGTGGTGGTCTGCTCGATCGAGAACGTCGACCCGATGGGCGTGCACACCGGCGACAGCGTCACCGTCGCCCCGGCCATGACGCTGACCGACCGGGAGTACCAGCGCCTGCGTGACCTGGGCATCGCGGTGCTGCGCGAGGTCGGCGTGGACACCGGCGGCTGCAACATCCAGTTCGCGGTGAACCCGGCCGACGGTCGGATCGTGGTCATCGAGATGAACCCCCGGGTGTCCCGGTCGTCGGCGCTCGCGTCGAAGGCGACCGGCTTCCCGATCGCGAAGATCGCCGCGAAGCTGGCCATCGGCTACACGCTGGACGAGATCCCCAACGACATCACGCTGAAGACCCCGGCCGCGTTCGAGCCGACGCTCGACTACGTGGTGGTGAAGATCCCCCGGTTCGCGTTCGAGAAGTTCCCCGGCGCGGACCGGGAGCTGACCACCACGATGAAGTCGGTGGGCGAGGCGATGAGCCTGGGCCGGAACTTCACCGAGGCGCTGAACAAGGCGATGCGCTCGATGGAGACCGGGCACGGCGGCTTCTGGACCGCCCCGGACTCGGTCATCGCCGCCGCGACCGGCGCGGGGCCGGCCGACGTGACCCGGGAGAACACCCTCGAGGCGCTGCGGGTGCCGCACGACGGGCGGCTCTACACCGTCGAAAGGGCGTTGCGGCTCGGCGCGTCGGTCGCCGAGGTCGCCGCGGCCTCCGGCGGAATCGACCCCTGGTTCCTCGACCAGATCGCCGCCCTGGTCGAGCTGCGCGACGAGATCGTCGCCGCCCCGGTGCTCGACGTCGACCTGCTGCGTCGGGCCAAGCGGGCCGGGCTGTCCGACCGGCAGCTCGCCGCGCTCCGGCCCGAGCTGGCCGGCGAGGACGGCGTACGCACCCTGCGGCAGCGCCTCGACGTCCGGCCGGTCTACAAGACCGTGGACACCTGCGCGGCCGAGTTCGCCGCCACCACCCCGTACCACTACTCCTCGTACGACGCGGAGACCGAGGTGGTCGGCTCGGACCGGCCCAAGGTGATGATCCTGGGGTCCGGGCCGAACCGGATCGGGCAGGGCATCGAGTTCGACTACTCCTGCGTGCACGCGGTCATGGCGCTGCGCAGCGCGCCGACCGGTGGCCTCGCGGCGTCGGGTTCCGGCTACGAGACGGTCATGGTCAACTGCAACCCGGAGACCGTCTCCACCGACTACGACACCGCCGACCGGCTCTACTTCGAGCCGCTCACCTTCGAGGACGTGCTGGAGGTCTGGCACGCCGAGGACTCCTCCGGCCGGGCGGCCGGCGGGCCGGGTGTGGTCGGCGTGATCGTCCAGCTCGGCGGACAGACCCCGCTCGGGCTGGCGCAGCGGCTCAAGGACGCCGGGGTGCCGGTGGTCGGCACCTCCCCGGAGTCGATCCACCTGGCCGAGGAGCGGGGCGCGTTCGGCGCGCTGCTGGACCGGGCCGGCCTGCGGTCGCCCGCGCACGGCACCGCCACCTCGTACGACGAGGCGAAGGCGATCGCCGACGAGATCGGCTACCCGGTGCTGGTCCGCCCCTCGTACGTGCTGGGCGGGCGGGGCATGGAGATCGTCTACGACGACCCGACGCTGCGTGACTACATCGGCCGGGCCACCGACATCTCCCCGGACCACCCGGTCCTGGTCGACCGCTTCCTTGACGACGCGATCGAGATCGACGTGGACGCGCTCTGCGACGCCGACGGCGAGGTCTACCTCGGCGGCGTGATGGAACACATCGAGGAGGCCGGTATCCACTCCGGTGACTCGTCCTGCGCGCTGCCGCCGATCACCCTGGCCGGCTCGCACGTGGCGCAGGTGCGCCGGTACACCGAGGCGATCGCCCGGGGTATCGGGGTGCGGGGCCTGCTCAACGTCCAGTACGCGCTCCAGGGCGACATGCTCTACGTCCTGGAGGCGAATCCGCGTGCGTCGCGGACCGTGCCGTTCGTCTCGAAGGCCACGGCGGTGCCGTTGGCCAAGGCGGCGGCCCGGATCGCGCTCGGCGCGACCATCGCGGAGTTGCGCGCCGAGGGCCTGCTGCCGGCCACCGGGGACGGGGGCACGATGCCGCCGGACGCCCCGATCGCGGTGAAGGAGGCGGTGCTGCCGTTCAAGCGGTTCCGCACCCCCACCGGCAAGGGGGTGGACTCGCTGCTCGGTCCGGAGATGAAGTCGACCGGTGAGGTGATGGGCATCGACACCTCGTTCGGGCACGCGTTCGCCAAGAGCCAGTCCGCCGCGTACGGGTCGCTGCCCACCGCCGGTCGGATCTTCGTCTCGGTGGCGAACCGGGACAAGCGCGGCATGATCTTCCCGGTGAAGCGCCTGGCCGACCTGGGCTTCGAGATCCTGGCCACCACGGGCACGGCCGAGGTGCTGCGGCGGCACGGCATCGCCTGCGAGCAGATCCGCAAGCACTATGAGGCCGGTCAGGACGACGACGCGGTGTCGCTGATCCTCGGCGGCGAGGTCGCCCTGGTGATCAACACCCCGCAGGGCTCCGGGGCGAGTGCCCGTTCCGACGGGTACGAGATCCGCAGCGCGGCGGTGACGGCGGACATCCCCTGCATCACCACCGTCCCCGGCGCGGCGGCGGCGGTGATGGGCATCGAGGCCAGGATCCGGGGCGACATGCGTGTCCGTCCCCTCCAGGAGCTCCACGCCACCCTCCGCGCCGCCCAGGCCGCCCAGTGA
- a CDS encoding dihydroorotase, translated as MTAYLIKGVSVLGGDPTDLLIRDGVVAETGPGLTAPDATVVDATGLVALPGLVDLHTHLREPGREDAETVESGSRAAALGGYTAVCAMANTSPVADTAGVVEQVWRLGREAGLVDVQPIGAVTVGLAGERLAELGAMADSAARVRIFSDDGHCVADPKLMRRALEYVKAFDGIIAQHAEEPRLTEGAQMHEGEVSTRLGLTGWPAVAEEAIIARDVLLTEHVGGRLHVCHVSTAGSVEVLRQAKARGVRVTAEVTPHHLLLTDAKAESYDPVYKVNPPLRTATDIAALRAALVEGVIDIIATDHAPHAVEDKECEWAYARPGMLGLETALSIALDVLGPEWDLIAERMSRTPARIAGLDGHGLDPAPGVPANLTLVDPAARRVIEPAELASRSRNTPYARMTLPGRIVATFLRGEPTVLDGKALK; from the coding sequence ATGACCGCGTACCTGATCAAGGGGGTCAGCGTCCTCGGCGGCGACCCCACCGACCTGCTCATCCGCGACGGCGTGGTGGCGGAGACCGGCCCGGGGCTGACCGCGCCGGACGCCACCGTGGTCGACGCGACCGGGCTGGTCGCCCTGCCTGGCCTGGTCGACCTGCACACCCACCTGCGCGAGCCCGGCCGGGAGGACGCCGAGACCGTGGAGTCCGGCTCCCGGGCGGCGGCGCTCGGCGGCTACACCGCGGTCTGCGCGATGGCGAACACCTCGCCGGTCGCCGACACCGCCGGCGTGGTCGAGCAGGTCTGGCGGCTCGGCCGGGAGGCCGGGCTGGTCGACGTCCAGCCGATCGGCGCGGTCACCGTCGGCCTGGCCGGCGAGCGCCTCGCCGAGCTGGGCGCGATGGCCGACTCGGCGGCCCGGGTGCGGATCTTCTCCGACGACGGGCACTGCGTCGCCGACCCGAAGCTGATGCGCCGGGCGCTCGAGTACGTCAAGGCGTTCGACGGGATCATCGCCCAGCATGCCGAGGAACCCCGGCTCACCGAGGGCGCGCAGATGCACGAGGGCGAGGTCTCCACCCGGCTCGGGCTGACCGGCTGGCCGGCGGTCGCCGAGGAGGCGATCATCGCCCGCGACGTGCTGCTGACCGAGCACGTCGGCGGTCGCCTGCACGTCTGCCACGTCTCCACCGCCGGCAGCGTCGAGGTGCTGCGCCAGGCCAAGGCCCGGGGGGTACGGGTCACCGCCGAGGTCACCCCGCACCACCTGCTGCTCACCGACGCCAAGGCCGAGTCGTACGACCCGGTCTACAAGGTGAACCCGCCGCTGCGGACCGCCACCGACATCGCCGCGCTGCGCGCCGCCCTGGTCGAGGGCGTGATCGACATCATCGCCACCGACCACGCCCCGCACGCGGTGGAGGACAAGGAGTGCGAGTGGGCGTACGCCCGGCCCGGCATGCTGGGTCTGGAGACGGCGCTGTCGATCGCCCTCGACGTGCTCGGTCCGGAGTGGGACCTGATCGCCGAGCGGATGTCCCGCACCCCGGCCCGGATCGCCGGCCTGGACGGGCACGGCCTCGACCCGGCCCCCGGCGTCCCGGCGAACCTCACCCTGGTCGACCCGGCCGCCCGACGCGTGATCGAGCCGGCCGAACTGGCCAGTCGTAGTCGCAACACCCCGTACGCCCGCATGACGCTGCCGGGTCGCATCGTAGCGACCTTCCTGCGCGGCGAGCCGACGGTCCTGGACGGAAAGGCGCTCAAATAA
- a CDS encoding aspartate carbamoyltransferase catalytic subunit produces MIRHLLSGADLDASTATLVLDTAAQMATVAGREVKKLPALRGRTVVNLFYEDSTRTRISFEAAAKRLSADVINFSAKGSSVAKGESLKDTALTLQAMGADAVVVRHPASGAPHRLANWVDGSVVNAGDGTHEHPTQALLDAYTMRSRLGRIAGLHVAVVGDVLHSRVARSNVLLLSTLGAKVTLVGPPTLIPMDIAQALAPGTDVCYDLDAVLPEADVVMMLRVQRERMSDSYFPSAREYARRYGLDGPRMRRLPEHAIVMHPGPMNRGMEITAEVADSPRSTIVEQVTNGVSVRMAVLYLLLGGNKL; encoded by the coding sequence ATGATCCGCCACCTGCTCTCCGGCGCAGACCTGGACGCGTCCACCGCCACCCTGGTCCTGGACACCGCCGCCCAGATGGCCACCGTCGCCGGACGGGAGGTCAAGAAGCTGCCGGCGCTGCGCGGCCGGACCGTGGTCAACCTTTTCTACGAGGACTCCACCCGGACCCGGATCTCGTTCGAGGCGGCGGCGAAGCGGCTCAGCGCCGACGTGATCAACTTCTCGGCGAAGGGGTCCAGCGTCGCCAAGGGCGAGAGCCTGAAGGACACCGCGCTCACCCTCCAAGCCATGGGCGCCGACGCGGTGGTCGTCCGGCACCCGGCCTCCGGTGCCCCGCACCGGCTGGCGAACTGGGTCGACGGGAGCGTGGTCAACGCCGGCGACGGCACCCACGAGCACCCCACCCAGGCGCTGCTCGACGCGTACACGATGCGGTCCCGGCTGGGCCGGATCGCCGGCCTGCACGTCGCCGTGGTCGGGGACGTGCTGCACAGCCGGGTGGCCCGCTCCAACGTGCTGCTGCTGTCGACCCTCGGCGCGAAGGTCACCCTGGTCGGGCCGCCCACCCTCATCCCGATGGACATCGCGCAGGCCCTCGCGCCCGGCACCGACGTCTGCTACGACCTCGACGCCGTGCTGCCCGAGGCGGACGTGGTGATGATGCTGCGGGTGCAGCGGGAGCGGATGTCCGACTCCTACTTCCCCTCCGCCCGTGAGTACGCCCGCCGCTACGGCCTGGACGGGCCCCGGATGCGCCGTCTGCCGGAGCACGCGATCGTCATGCACCCCGGCCCGATGAACCGGGGCATGGAGATCACGGCCGAGGTGGCCGACTCGCCCCGCTCCACCATCGTCGAACAGGTCACCAACGGGGTCTCCGTCCGGATGGCCGTCCTCTACCTGCTGCTCGGGGGGAACAAACTATGA